From the Bacillus sp. SM2101 genome, one window contains:
- a CDS encoding YjcZ family sporulation protein: MSDGFGSIFALVIVLFVLLIIIGCACVRPPAPVLPARRCPLC; the protein is encoded by the coding sequence ATGAGTGATGGGTTTGGATCTATCTTTGCTTTGGTTATCGTTTTATTCGTGCTGTTAATCATTATCGGTTGTGCTTGTGTAAGACCACCAGCTCCTGTGCTTCCTGCACGAAGATGTCCATTATGCTAG